One Deinococcus sp. LM3 genomic region harbors:
- a CDS encoding bacterial transcriptional activator domain-containing protein: protein MKLLTFGGVSVEGVTFRREKPLLLLAYLCLEGPQPRRRLASLFWPDAANPMNSLAQNLIRLRPLTGAVLEHGSRVEALIPSDTQAFRDHCRAARPADALTLYHGAFLDGLTADLNPDLEEWLLDTRETLAREARAAHLSLAEHHHARADHPAAHTHAERAYHTPGAPPCDPEDLQHLWQILGHTDHPLILTLRRDASDLGLALPAPTPPLPTSPLIGRTAELAALTTLPPGQIAWISGPPGIGKTALLSALAHHGWRVLPARGGPPLATLAPLSAHPLGSAADVLNLLRDTRLKLALDDWEDMDDITRAALTLAARQHPGATIAITARQPPALPTHHHLPLHSLTEHDLQGHPGAHAATGGHPTLLASYLNGTPPDRTLDAHLTLLGPDHRRLFLALAAQDAPNLAATRAALNFTPAILAATLDTLTCEGLTTPGGTLRASTPARQLLDAHPLDTALTHLHLARHHPTDTAWPHWLAARDLWEDHDHAPCAAAAHWHADQQMKSGHPVKAARTLEVAPQTDAVNLLRGWAQLRTGNATAAQRIVDDTHPAPPHRPRPWQILAAACALKLGHLNVLRELLDTLDHTGAPPEARTVHLRGMLALREARDAEARTLFRQAGLRFRSEGLPGDAVIAESLVAMLNVRQGQSVHAAFRDVLHASRPFPRERVHVLTNYVYSLTATHAPDTDVNAAYEETVTLAEQTNDLEGGAAAWNTWGVHAHLARDYEQAAHRYRRALHLVEGTGNLRLHGLIQSNLSELTDDHAQLAATLDLLSGAGHDTLSQTIQNNILR from the coding sequence ATGAAACTTCTCACATTCGGCGGAGTGTCAGTCGAGGGCGTCACCTTCCGCCGCGAGAAGCCCCTGCTGCTGCTGGCGTACCTGTGCCTCGAAGGGCCGCAACCCCGCCGCCGCCTCGCCAGCCTGTTCTGGCCCGACGCCGCCAACCCCATGAACTCCCTGGCGCAGAACCTCATCCGCCTGCGCCCCCTGACCGGCGCCGTCCTCGAACACGGCAGCCGCGTCGAGGCCCTGATCCCCAGCGACACCCAGGCCTTCCGCGACCACTGCCGCGCCGCCCGCCCCGCCGACGCCCTGACCCTGTACCACGGCGCGTTCCTCGACGGCCTGACCGCCGACCTGAACCCCGACCTCGAGGAATGGCTGCTCGACACCCGCGAAACCCTCGCCCGCGAAGCCCGCGCCGCCCACCTGAGCCTCGCCGAACACCACCACGCCCGCGCCGACCACCCCGCCGCGCACACCCATGCCGAACGCGCCTACCACACCCCCGGCGCACCCCCCTGCGACCCCGAAGACCTCCAGCACCTCTGGCAGATCCTCGGGCACACCGACCACCCTCTGATCCTCACCCTGCGCCGCGACGCCAGCGACCTCGGCCTCGCCCTGCCCGCCCCCACGCCCCCCCTGCCCACCTCCCCCCTGATCGGCCGAACCGCCGAACTCGCCGCCCTGACCACCCTGCCACCCGGACAGATCGCCTGGATCAGCGGCCCCCCCGGCATCGGCAAGACCGCCCTGCTCTCCGCTCTCGCCCATCACGGCTGGCGCGTCCTGCCCGCCCGGGGCGGCCCGCCCCTCGCCACCCTCGCACCCCTCAGCGCCCACCCACTGGGCAGCGCCGCCGATGTCCTGAACCTCCTGCGCGACACCCGCCTCAAACTCGCCCTCGACGACTGGGAGGACATGGATGACATCACGCGCGCCGCCCTCACCCTCGCCGCCCGCCAGCACCCCGGCGCGACCATCGCCATCACCGCCCGCCAACCCCCCGCCCTGCCCACCCACCACCACCTGCCCCTGCACTCCCTGACCGAACACGACCTGCAGGGCCACCCCGGCGCGCACGCCGCCACCGGCGGCCACCCCACCCTGCTCGCCTCATACCTGAACGGCACCCCACCCGACCGCACCCTCGACGCCCACCTGACCCTCCTCGGCCCAGATCACCGCCGCCTGTTCCTCGCCCTCGCCGCGCAGGACGCCCCCAACCTGGCCGCCACCCGCGCCGCCCTGAACTTCACCCCCGCCATCCTGGCCGCCACCCTGGACACCCTCACCTGCGAAGGACTCACCACCCCAGGCGGCACCCTCCGCGCGAGCACTCCCGCACGGCAACTCCTCGACGCGCACCCCCTTGACACCGCCCTGACGCACCTGCACCTCGCCCGGCACCACCCCACGGACACCGCCTGGCCACACTGGCTCGCCGCCCGCGACCTCTGGGAAGACCACGACCACGCCCCCTGCGCCGCCGCCGCCCACTGGCACGCCGACCAGCAGATGAAAAGCGGCCACCCGGTGAAGGCGGCCAGAACGCTGGAAGTCGCCCCGCAGACCGACGCCGTGAACCTCCTGCGAGGCTGGGCGCAACTGAGAACCGGCAACGCCACCGCCGCGCAACGCATCGTGGACGACACGCACCCCGCTCCGCCCCACCGCCCCCGACCCTGGCAGATCCTGGCCGCCGCCTGCGCCCTGAAACTCGGCCACCTGAACGTCCTGCGCGAACTCTTGGACACCCTGGACCACACCGGCGCCCCCCCCGAAGCCCGCACCGTTCACCTGCGCGGCATGCTCGCCCTGCGCGAAGCGCGGGACGCCGAAGCCAGAACCCTCTTCCGGCAGGCAGGCCTGCGCTTCCGCAGCGAAGGCCTGCCCGGCGACGCCGTCATCGCAGAATCCCTGGTCGCCATGCTGAACGTCAGGCAGGGCCAGTCCGTCCACGCCGCCTTCAGGGACGTCCTGCACGCCTCACGCCCATTCCCCCGCGAACGCGTACACGTCCTCACCAACTACGTGTACTCCCTGACCGCCACCCACGCCCCCGACACTGACGTGAACGCCGCCTACGAAGAAACCGTCACCCTGGCCGAACAGACCAACGACCTCGAAGGGGGCGCCGCCGCCTGGAACACCTGGGGCGTCCACGCCCACCTCGCCCGCGATTACGAACAAGCCGCCCACCGCTACCGCCGCGCCCTGCACCTCGTCGAGGGCACCGGCAACCTCAGACTCCACGGCCTCATCCAGAGCAACCTCAGCGAACTCACGGACGACCACGCCCAACTCGCCGCGACCCTCGACCTCCTGAGCGGCGCAGGCCACGACACCCTCAGTCAGACCATCCAGAACAACATCCTGCGCTGA
- a CDS encoding S8/S53 family peptidase: protein MIRTAFRTRLPALLPLLLLGAVQAQVSAPAVTAARAAGVYPRAAAPGETAWIFGLKGVAPEGNLNVGGQTTGYRLDPASGWLAFQVPKAAAGGPQTLTLRGAPQNLRLNVLTVPTGTDALIYVRPDAAKTVQAEYTRRLQALAETCTKSCPAEVQTVLKSLGAQPSPALTPITAPVKGQSVTPGLAARVTVPPTLAARAPLVNLTTLKAANLPQLLNPAARPPTAPTDSICSALAGTVPTAGLPLGQVLTLLELIFAGDLQTDPTRVGWPNQAKEPPHAKTPPATVLGRLLNFKGGSGKGVTIHILDTASPTEDPFTYSGQYYNVPFADRPHHGRAIGEIAQAVAPGAAVQYRQVCDKDGTCATLKTVQALCAVAAEARRGGRHVVNLSVGGPNPTRGLELALREVAALGVPTAASYGNRDDCARLVAGDRCNHYPADWTRTFEFGLAVNLASRSLRPTMLFSVAGWDIAGGQLATYNRGVGNPGILSEAPSVQAPGEFWLGGYPYFGTSFAAPVVSGVLANWMSCQPGVPLLPLTNTPGQPPLAASVVNACP, encoded by the coding sequence ATGATCCGAACCGCATTCCGCACCCGTCTGCCCGCCCTGCTACCTCTGCTCCTGCTGGGGGCCGTCCAGGCCCAGGTCAGCGCGCCCGCCGTCACGGCCGCCCGCGCCGCCGGGGTGTACCCGCGCGCCGCCGCGCCCGGCGAGACCGCCTGGATCTTCGGGCTGAAGGGCGTGGCTCCGGAAGGCAACCTCAATGTGGGTGGACAGACGACCGGGTACCGCCTCGACCCGGCCAGCGGCTGGCTGGCCTTCCAGGTGCCGAAGGCCGCCGCCGGGGGGCCGCAGACCCTGACCCTGCGCGGCGCCCCGCAGAACCTGAGATTGAACGTCCTGACCGTGCCGACCGGCACCGACGCCCTGATCTACGTGCGTCCCGACGCAGCAAAGACCGTGCAGGCCGAGTACACCCGGCGCCTCCAGGCCCTGGCTGAGACCTGCACCAAAAGCTGCCCGGCAGAGGTGCAGACCGTCCTGAAAAGCCTGGGTGCCCAGCCGTCCCCCGCCCTGACCCCCATCACTGCACCTGTGAAGGGCCAGAGCGTCACGCCGGGACTGGCGGCGCGGGTCACGGTTCCACCCACGCTGGCCGCCCGTGCGCCCCTGGTGAACCTGACCACCCTGAAAGCCGCGAACCTGCCCCAGCTGCTGAACCCGGCCGCGCGCCCCCCCACCGCGCCCACTGACTCCATCTGCTCGGCGCTGGCCGGCACCGTCCCGACGGCCGGGCTTCCGCTGGGGCAGGTGCTGACGCTGCTGGAACTGATCTTCGCCGGAGACCTGCAGACTGATCCCACGCGCGTCGGCTGGCCCAATCAGGCCAAGGAACCTCCCCACGCGAAAACGCCCCCTGCCACCGTGCTCGGCCGCCTCCTGAACTTCAAGGGAGGCAGCGGCAAGGGCGTGACCATCCACATTCTCGACACGGCCAGCCCCACAGAGGACCCCTTCACGTACAGCGGCCAGTACTACAACGTGCCCTTCGCGGATCGCCCCCACCACGGCCGGGCCATCGGAGAGATCGCGCAGGCGGTCGCACCCGGCGCGGCCGTGCAATACCGGCAGGTGTGCGACAAGGACGGCACCTGTGCGACCCTGAAGACCGTGCAGGCCCTGTGCGCCGTCGCGGCCGAGGCCCGGCGCGGCGGGCGGCACGTCGTGAACCTCAGCGTGGGCGGCCCGAACCCCACGCGCGGCCTGGAACTCGCCCTGCGCGAGGTCGCCGCGCTGGGCGTACCGACCGCCGCCAGTTACGGCAACCGCGACGACTGCGCCCGACTGGTCGCCGGGGACCGCTGCAACCATTACCCCGCCGACTGGACCCGCACCTTCGAATTCGGCCTGGCCGTCAATCTGGCGTCCCGCAGCCTGCGGCCCACCATGCTGTTCAGCGTGGCCGGGTGGGACATCGCCGGGGGGCAGCTGGCCACGTACAACCGCGGCGTGGGAAACCCCGGCATCCTGAGCGAGGCGCCCAGCGTGCAGGCCCCCGGCGAATTCTGGCTGGGCGGGTACCCGTACTTCGGCACCAGTTTCGCCGCGCCGGTCGTGAGCGGCGTCCTGGCGAACTGGATGAGCTGCCAGCCCGGCGTGCCCCTGCTGCCGCTGACCAACACGCCCGGCCAGCCCCCCCTCGCAGCGAGCGTCGTGAACGCCTGCCCCTGA
- a CDS encoding ATP-binding protein has translation MNLRTLGELSVEGVTFRREKVLLLLAFLCLEGPQPRRRLADLFWPDAANPMNSLAQHLVHLRGLSGALGEDGPRVAAGPQVRCDATDLSGAVRRGRPQDAADLYRGPFLDGLTIPLGADLEEWLFDTREAVARDARTALTTLAAQAAAHGETARAGDLAARALTLPGAPPADELELPRLHHLLTLAGHPLAAQVDREARTLGLHLDAVPVTPPAPFAGRETELAALGALLPGQVAWVSGHAGMGKTALLDALARTGGWTVLPGRADLPFGTLAPLCAAPPTSAHAALSALRDPQVRVAVDGWEGTDPGTQATLTLAAQSRSGKADTPARPGAALLITGRTHPPFDVDLHLHLGPLEPGDLSAWPDLHVRTDGHPTLVGAALRGQPLDLQFGARVRSYPDPVRDTFLTLAVQDQPNLRATRAAMNLGAQDFARILSFLTTEGLTTETGRAYAAAATRDALAQIHVHAALIHLQLARALPDEDAWPFYDRSRDLWEDADERRAARAARLRAHAHLKRGYPGQAAALLDTLAHLSELAVPHAWALIGVGRYQDALTRLDTLSPHDQQVSDALAARAVALVYLGRADEAVVLADRISGSGPDAAHAASVRAHAARMREQWDAARRHSQIAADLWNLHGDDEAHLTELGMVARAQVGLGADPGTVFGPLLDRAREIPSARSRLLMNYVMLLGSLGQRPQAEALYPALMQALQEAGDTLGLANVHINRGVDAHENGQHAEAAAHYRAAITQLRGTGNTRLLGVVLSNLSEIDGNLGAFEDALTLLISAGQQELVAQIRRNAQLQTP, from the coding sequence ATGAACCTGCGGACGCTGGGCGAACTGTCCGTGGAGGGCGTGACCTTCCGCCGCGAGAAGGTGCTGCTGCTGCTGGCGTTCCTGTGCCTGGAGGGACCGCAGCCGCGCCGCCGCCTCGCGGACCTGTTCTGGCCGGACGCGGCGAATCCCATGAACTCGCTCGCGCAGCATCTCGTGCACCTGCGCGGCCTGAGCGGCGCGCTCGGCGAGGACGGCCCGCGCGTCGCCGCCGGCCCGCAGGTCCGCTGCGACGCCACCGATCTGAGCGGAGCCGTGCGCCGCGGCCGCCCGCAGGACGCCGCCGACCTGTACCGGGGCCCCTTCCTGGACGGCCTGACCATCCCGCTCGGCGCGGACTTGGAAGAGTGGCTGTTCGACACCCGCGAGGCCGTCGCCCGCGACGCCCGCACCGCCCTGACCACCCTGGCCGCGCAGGCCGCCGCGCACGGCGAGACCGCCCGTGCCGGGGACCTCGCCGCGCGGGCCCTGACCCTGCCCGGCGCGCCCCCCGCCGACGAACTGGAACTCCCGCGCCTGCACCACCTGCTGACCCTGGCCGGGCACCCGCTGGCCGCGCAGGTGGACCGCGAGGCCCGCACGCTGGGCCTGCACCTGGACGCCGTGCCCGTCACGCCGCCCGCCCCGTTCGCCGGGCGGGAAACCGAACTGGCCGCGCTGGGCGCCCTGCTGCCCGGACAGGTCGCGTGGGTCAGCGGACACGCCGGGATGGGCAAGACCGCGCTGCTGGACGCCCTGGCCCGCACCGGCGGCTGGACGGTCCTGCCGGGCCGCGCGGACCTGCCCTTCGGCACGCTGGCCCCGCTGTGCGCCGCGCCGCCCACCAGCGCCCACGCCGCCCTGAGCGCCCTGCGCGACCCCCAGGTGCGCGTCGCCGTGGACGGCTGGGAGGGCACGGACCCCGGCACGCAGGCCACCCTGACCCTCGCCGCGCAGTCCAGGTCAGGCAAGGCAGACACGCCCGCGCGGCCCGGCGCGGCCCTGCTGATCACGGGCCGCACCCACCCGCCCTTCGACGTGGACCTGCACCTGCACCTGGGACCACTGGAGCCGGGCGACCTGAGCGCCTGGCCGGACCTGCACGTCCGCACGGACGGGCACCCCACCCTGGTCGGCGCGGCCCTGCGCGGCCAGCCGCTGGACCTGCAGTTCGGGGCGCGGGTCCGCTCGTACCCGGACCCGGTGCGCGACACGTTCCTGACGCTCGCCGTTCAGGACCAGCCGAACCTGCGCGCCACCCGCGCCGCCATGAACCTGGGCGCGCAGGACTTCGCGAGGATCCTGTCCTTCCTGACCACCGAGGGCCTGACCACCGAGACGGGCCGCGCCTACGCCGCCGCCGCCACCCGCGACGCCCTGGCGCAGATTCACGTGCACGCCGCCCTGATTCACCTGCAACTCGCCCGCGCCCTGCCCGACGAGGACGCCTGGCCGTTCTACGACCGCAGCCGCGACCTGTGGGAAGACGCGGACGAACGCCGCGCCGCCCGCGCCGCCCGCCTGCGCGCCCACGCCCACCTGAAACGCGGCTACCCCGGACAGGCCGCCGCACTGCTCGACACCCTCGCGCACCTGAGCGAACTGGCCGTTCCGCACGCCTGGGCGCTGATCGGCGTGGGCCGCTACCAGGACGCCCTGACCCGCCTGGACACCCTCAGCCCCCACGACCAGCAGGTCAGCGACGCCCTGGCCGCCCGCGCCGTCGCGCTGGTCTACCTCGGGCGTGCCGACGAGGCAGTGGTACTGGCCGACCGGATCAGCGGCAGCGGCCCCGATGCGGCCCACGCCGCCAGCGTCCGCGCCCACGCCGCCCGGATGCGCGAACAGTGGGACGCTGCCCGCCGTCACAGCCAGATCGCCGCCGATCTCTGGAACCTCCACGGGGACGACGAGGCGCACCTGACCGAGTTGGGCATGGTCGCCCGCGCCCAGGTGGGGCTGGGGGCGGACCCCGGCACCGTCTTCGGGCCGCTGCTGGACCGCGCCCGCGAGATTCCCAGCGCCCGCAGCCGCCTGCTGATGAACTACGTGATGCTGCTGGGCAGCCTCGGCCAGCGCCCGCAGGCCGAGGCACTGTACCCCGCCCTGATGCAGGCCCTCCAGGAGGCCGGCGACACCCTCGGACTGGCGAACGTCCACATCAACCGGGGCGTGGATGCCCACGAGAACGGCCAGCACGCCGAGGCCGCCGCGCATTACCGCGCGGCCATCACCCAGCTGCGCGGTACCGGGAACACCCGCCTGCTGGGCGTCGTCCTGAGCAACCTCAGCGAGATCGACGGCAACCTCGGGGCGTTCGAGGACGCCCTGACCCTGCTGATCAGCGCCGGGCAGCAGGAACTGGTCGCGCAGATCCGCCGCAACGCCCAGCTCCAGACACCGTGA
- a CDS encoding cyclase family protein, translating into MPRYPIDISRQLTPGHPNWPGDALFRVTPGARIAQGDSVNTGELATSTHTGTHVDAPWHYDDAGVKMDGVPLGVYIGPCRVISVSGRGEPLAVGADALAGLPDALPPRLLLNTGQPAHWLEFPQVFTALSPAFVREAARRGVTLIGTDAPSVDPLTSKTLDGHHACREAGVLILEGLNLSGVPDGGYDLICLPLPLTDVDGAPARAVLLPAGTLGDLG; encoded by the coding sequence ATGCCGCGTTACCCCATCGACATCTCCCGTCAGCTCACGCCCGGCCATCCCAACTGGCCCGGCGACGCCCTGTTCCGGGTCACGCCGGGCGCCCGCATCGCGCAGGGGGACAGCGTGAACACCGGCGAACTGGCCACCAGCACGCACACCGGCACGCACGTGGACGCCCCCTGGCACTACGACGACGCGGGCGTGAAGATGGACGGCGTGCCGCTGGGCGTGTACATCGGGCCGTGCCGGGTGATCAGCGTGTCGGGGCGCGGCGAGCCGCTGGCGGTCGGGGCGGACGCCCTGGCGGGCCTGCCGGACGCGCTGCCGCCCCGGCTGCTGCTGAACACCGGGCAGCCCGCGCACTGGCTGGAGTTCCCGCAGGTCTTTACGGCGCTGTCCCCGGCGTTCGTGCGGGAGGCGGCGCGGCGCGGCGTGACCCTGATCGGCACGGACGCCCCCAGCGTGGACCCGCTGACGAGCAAGACGCTCGACGGGCACCACGCGTGCCGCGAGGCGGGCGTCCTGATCCTGGAGGGCCTGAACCTGAGCGGCGTGCCGGACGGCGGGTACGACCTGATCTGCCTGCCGCTGCCGCTGACCGACGTGGACGGCGCGCCCGCGCGGGCCGTGCTGCTGCCCGCCGGGACGCTGGGCGACCTGGGGTAG
- a CDS encoding thioesterase family protein, giving the protein MKLRIPDADVLWDTLPAPRRHERTLHVQPGDLDDLHHVNNTVYLAWCEQVAREHALRLDMGTDALSALGAVPVARQHVITYHRPAVLGDAVRVRTALTLHAGVRSVRAYALDRVNPADPEGGVRLAECQTEWVWVDPVTGRPKRAPETVTERFGFSDAVFSR; this is encoded by the coding sequence TTGAAACTCCGGATTCCTGACGCGGACGTCCTGTGGGACACCCTGCCCGCCCCGCGCCGCCACGAACGGACCCTGCACGTCCAGCCGGGTGACCTCGACGACCTGCATCACGTGAACAACACCGTGTACCTCGCGTGGTGCGAGCAGGTCGCCCGCGAACACGCCCTGCGCCTGGACATGGGCACCGACGCCCTGAGCGCCCTGGGCGCCGTGCCGGTCGCGCGCCAGCACGTCATCACGTACCACCGCCCGGCCGTGCTGGGCGACGCGGTGCGGGTCCGCACGGCCCTGACCCTGCACGCCGGGGTGCGCAGCGTCCGTGCCTACGCCCTGGACCGCGTGAACCCCGCCGACCCCGAGGGTGGCGTGCGCCTCGCCGAATGCCAGACCGAGTGGGTGTGGGTGGACCCCGTGACCGGGCGGCCCAAACGCGCGCCCGAGACGGTCACGGAGCGCTTCGGGTTCAGCGACGCCGTGTTCAGCCGCTGA